A section of the Coregonus clupeaformis isolate EN_2021a unplaced genomic scaffold, ASM2061545v1 scaf2448, whole genome shotgun sequence genome encodes:
- the LOC123481156 gene encoding polycomb complex protein BMI-1-like: protein MKRRRDFYTNQENQHLEPGEVVEEPTIIAEDEIISLSIQFHEKNKSDTQPVDTEGDNTNSKRFLQCPAAMTVLHLAKFLRSKMDIPNTLRIEVLYADEPLKDYYTLMDIAYMYSWRRNGPLPLQYWVKPTRKRRRLSQGAAQAHSDGVNTSPTSESDSHSDKTLSPAGQAPKASTLPSPALRGQPSTLQSPSGTTGPNGTQRLL from the exons ATGAAACGAAGGCGAGACTTCTACACAAACCAGGAAAACCAACACCTGGAGCCAGGAGAAGTTGTGGAGGAGCCAACTATTATTGCAGAAGATGAAATCATCAGTCTCTCCATTCAGTTCCATGAGAAGAATAA AAGTGACACACAACCTGTGGATACAGAAGGAGACAAT ACCAACAGCAAGCGCTTCCTGCAATGCCCGGCAGCCATGACAGTCCTGCACTTAGCCAAGTTCCTGCGTAGCAAGATGGACATTCCAAACACCTTACGG ATTGAAGTGCTGTACGCTGATGAGCCCTTAAAGGACTACTACACGCTGATGGATATTGCCTACATGTATTCTTGGCGACGT AATGGCCccctccccctgcagtactgggTGAAGCCCACCCGGAAGCGTCGAAGGCTGTCCCAGGGTGCTGCCCAGGCCCACTCCGACGGTGTCAACACTAGCCCCACCTCTGAGAGCGACTCCCACAGTGACAAGACCCTGAGCCCGGCCGGTCAGGCCCCCAAAGCCTCCACCCTGCCCAGCCCTGCCCTCCGAGGCCAACCCTCTACCCTTCAGAGCCCCAGCGGTACCACAGGACCCAATGGCACTCAACGGCTCCTCTAG
- the LOC121532833 gene encoding CDGSH iron-sulfur domain-containing protein 3, mitochondrial: protein MNTIISGRVRKLVSATLIQPWILPIITAPKVQLSTLPTEPVIAAKKPFKVELIGGKRHSWCACGHSKKQPFCDGAHKTKAQGLIPLRFVPEKDSKAWLCGCKYTANPPYCDGTHKQEFIQSALLPVNTHS from the exons atgaaCACGATCATATCAGGCAGAGTGCGCAAATTAGTTTCTGCAACCTTGATACAACCTTGGATATTGCCGATTATTACCGCCCCAAAG GTCCAGCTCTCCACTCTACCCACTGAGCCTGTCATCGCTGCCAAAAAGCCTTTCAAGGTGGAGCTTATAGGTGGAAAGCGTCACTCATGGTGCGCTTGTGGACACAGCAAGAAACAG CCTTTCTGTGATGGAGCCCACAAGACTAAAGCCCAGGGCCTGATACCTCTGCGCTTCGTCCCTGAGAAGGACTCCAAAGCTTGGCTGTGTGGCTGCAAGTACACCGCTAACCCACCATACTGCGACGGCACTCACAAGCAGGAATTCATCCAGTCTGCCCTGCTCCCAGTGAACACACACTCCTGA